A region of Salvelinus alpinus chromosome 6, SLU_Salpinus.1, whole genome shotgun sequence DNA encodes the following proteins:
- the LOC139577659 gene encoding gastrula zinc finger protein XlCGF49.1-like gives MFWDRDPVSMSMGPSDSIDKILSDQVLNSNDRARAQAQGGEATSGNVKEKRFLCMFCNKGFSCHQTVEVHQRVHTGEKPYSCTQCHMRSAQSGSLKRHQRVHTGEKPYSCPQCEKKFSNQHHLKTHLKVHTGERPFACTHCGKRFSERSYLRIHQQKNHSAL, from the coding sequence ATGTTCTGGGATCGTGACCCAGTGTCCATGTCGATGGGTCCTTCCGATTCAATCGACAAAATCCTTTCcgatcaggtattgaactcaaaCGACAGGGCTAGAGCCCAGGCTCAGGGAGGGGAAGCCACATCAGGCAATGTTAAAGAgaaacggttcctctgcatgttctgtaacaaaggcttcagctgccACCAGACGGTGGAGgtccaccagagggtccacaccgGGGAGAAACCATACAGCTGTACCCAGTGCCACATGCGCTCCGCCCAGTCTGGcagcctgaagaggcaccagagggtccacacaggtgagaaaccctacagctgcccTCAGTGTGAGAAGAAGTTCTCCAACCAGCACCATCTAAAGACACACCTCaaggtccacacgggagagaggcCGTTCGCCTGCACACACTgtgggaagaggttctcagagaggagctacctcaggatacaccagcagaaaaaccaTTCCGCTCTATAG